A genomic window from Cydia strobilella chromosome 26, ilCydStro3.1, whole genome shotgun sequence includes:
- the LOC134753420 gene encoding motile sperm domain-containing protein 2-like: MATPADVRAVFEAKLKEGIPSPPGEFHPLDLERVKDDKYLTRLLLHQENDAKMAADMLWDILVWRKTNNMNDINENTVRMDYVKEGAFFPHGRDVDGNLLLIIKSKQHVKGQKDFEELKKVIVYWFDRVEREEQGRPITLFFDMEGCGLANMDMELIKYLISLMKLYYPYFLHYIIVYQLPWVLSAAFKVVKSLLPAKAVERMRFSTKDNLKDLVAPEQALTCWGGKDPYVFEFIPENRGANDVHTPKKVTFAEQGDNQHSPGEMLRLNPNDTIVFKNENDEISGQFTITNMDESAISFKIRTTSPEKFRVRPSSGTLATGSSQTVQIVVQPGFQFRTVTKDRFLVMSVQIPKLDVTPKELTDIWQKSSGSKVDEYRLKCHFPEKDMPKNGSMVDGRSPDKPDSVTNALNNLQINYEMLHKQVKMLKIYQLFTLILTACAVLLGYLVYKSSNEDKYCERM; encoded by the coding sequence ATGGCGACCCCCGCGGACGTGCGAGCAGTTTTCGAGGCCAAGTTAAAAGAAGGAATTCCTAGCCCACCAGGAGAGTTTCACCCTTTGGACTTGGAAAGGGTAAAGGATGATAAATACTTAACAAGGTTGTTATTACACCAAGAAAATGACGCGAAAATGGCTGCCGACATGTTATGGGACATTCTTGTGTGGCGGAAAACGAATAATATGAACGATATCAATGAAAACACCGTAAGAATGGACTATGTGAAAGAAGGTGCGTTCTTTCCTCACGGACGCGATGTAGATGGGAATTTACTGCTTATAATCAAGTCTAAGCAGCATGTGAAAGGTCAAAAAGACTTCGAGGAGCTTAAGAAAGTGATTGTATACTGGTTTGATCGCGTAGAAAGAGAGGAGCAGGGTAGACCTATTACTTTATTCTTTGATATGGAAGGTTGCGGCCTCGCAAACATGGACATGGAgctcattaagtatttaattagttTGATGAAGCTATACTACCCATATTTCCTACATTATATCATCGTTTACCAATTGCCTTGGGTCTTGTCCGCTGCGTTCAAGGTTGTAAAATCACTGTTGCCAGCTAAAGCTGTTGAGCGTATGAGATTTTCAACTAAAGACAATTTGAAGGATCTTGTGGCTCCTGAGCAGGCATTGACATGCTGGGGCGGCAAGGACCCGTATGTGTTTGAATTCATTCCGGAAAACAGAGGTGCTAATGATGTGCATACACCCAAAAAGGTGACGTTTGCAGAGCAAGGAGACAACCAGCATTCTCCCGGAGAAATGCTAAGACTCAATCCCAACGATACAATCGTTTTTAAGAATGAAAATGATGAGATATCGGGACAATTCACTATAACCAATATGGATGAAAGTGCCATATCCTTTAAAATAAGAACTACTTCCCCAGAGAAGTTTCGAGTACGACCCAGCTCTGGTACATTAGCCACCGGCTCCTCACAAACCGTACAAATTGTGGTGCAGCCAGGATTCCAATTCCGTACTGTCACTAAAGACAGATTTCTCGTCATGTCCGTACAAATCCCGAAGCTGGATGTAACACCGAAGGAGCTTACCGACATCTGGCAGAAGTCGTCCGGCAGCAAAGTTGATGAGTACAGACTGAAGTGCCACTTCCCGGAGAAGGATATGCCAAAGAATGGAAGCATGGTGGACGGTAGGAGTCCAGATAAGCCCGACTCAGTCACAAACGCTTTAAATAACTTGCAGATTAACTACGAAATGTTGCACAAACAGGTTAAAATGCTTAAAATATATCAATTGTTTACGTTGATTCTAACAGCTTGCGCTGTTTTACTCGGTTACCTTGTCTATAAGAGTTCAAATGAAGATAAGTATTGCGAGCGCATGTAG